In the Haliaeetus albicilla chromosome 7, bHalAlb1.1, whole genome shotgun sequence genome, one interval contains:
- the DSCAML1 gene encoding cell adhesion molecule DSCAML1 isoform X2 encodes MWLVTFFLLYSLRKAHTEDVGTSLYFVNDSIQQVTFSSTVGVVIPCPAAGSPSAVLRWYLATGDDIYDVPHIRHVHANGTLQLYPFSPSAFNSFIHDNDYFCTAENSAGKIRSPNIRVKAVFREPYTVRVEDQRSMRGNVAVFKCLIPSSVQEYVSVVSWEKDTVSIIPENRFFITSYGGLYISDVQKEDALSTYRCITKHKYSGETRQSNGARLSVSDPAESIPTMLDSFQSREVKAGRLVELPCIASGYPNPAIRWIKDGRPLPADSRWTKRITGLTISDLRVEDSGTYICEVTNTFGSAEVTGTLTVIDPLRVTLTPKKLKTGIGSTVILSCALSGSPEYVIRWYRNTDLVVVDDYISIRGISNETLLITAAQKSHSGAYQCFATRKSQTAQDFSIITLEDGTPRIVSSFSEKVVNPGEQFSLMCAAKGAPPPTVTWALDDEPIPRDSGHRTNQYTMSDGTTVSHMNVTSPQIKDGGVYRCTARNSVGSAEYQARINVRGPPSIRAMKNITAVAGRDTFINCRVIGYPYYSIKWYKDSLLLPDNHRQVVFENGTLKLMDVQKGMDEGEYLCSVLIQPQLSISQSVHVTVKVPPLIQPFEFPPASIGQLLYIPCVVSSGDMPIHITWRKDGHVILSGSGVTIESKEFMSSLQISSVSLKHNGNYTCIASNDAATVSRERQLIVRVPPRFVVQPNNQDGIYGKAGVLNCSVDGYPPPKVMWKHAKGSGNPQQYHPIPLTGRIQILPNSSLLIRHVLEEDIGYYLCQASNGVGTDISKSMFLTVKIPAMITSHPNTTIAIKGQTKELNCTARGERPIIIRWEKGDTVIDPDRNMRYAITTKDNGDEVISTLKLKPADRGDSVFFSCHAINSYGEDRGLIQLTVQEPPDPPELEIREVKARSMNLRWTQRFDGNSIITGFDIEYKNKSDSWDFKQSTRNISPTINQANIVDLHPASVYSIRMYSFNKIGRSEPSKELTISTEEAAPDGPPMDVTLQPMTSQSIQVTWKAPKKELQNGVIRGYQIGYRENSPGSNGQYSIVEMKATGDSEVYTLDNLKKFAQYGVVVQAFNRAGTGPSSSEINATTLEDVPSQPPENVRAISITSDVAVISWSEPPRSTLNGVLKGYRVIFWSLYMDGEWGEMQNITTTRERVELRGMEKFTNYSVQVLAYTQAGDGVRSSVLYIQTKEDIPGPPAGIKAVPSSASSVVVSWLPPAKPNGIIRKYTIFCSSPGSGQPAPSEYETSPDQLFYRIAHLNRGQQYMLWVAAVTSAGRGNISEKVTIEPAGKAPAKIISFGGTVTTPWMKDVRLPCNSVGEPVPAIKWTKDSEDSAIPVTVDGHRLIQANGTLVLRSVKAEDSGYYTCTATNTWGFDTIIINLLVQVPPDQPRLTVSKTSASSITLAWIPGDNGGSSIRGFVLQYSVDNSEEWKDVFISSSERSFKLESLKCGTWYKVKLAAKNSVGAGRISEIIEAKTHGREPSFSKDQHLFTHINSTHARLNLQGWSSGGCPITAIVLEYRPKGNWVWQSLRTNSSSEVFLTELREATWYELRMKACNSAGCGNETTQFATLDYDGSTIPPIKSAQGEGDDVKKLFTIACPVILATLGVALLFIIRKKRKEKRLKRLRDAKSLAEMLISKNNRSFDTPVKGPPQGPRLHIDIPRVQLLIEDKEGIKQLGDDKATIPVTDTEFSQAVNPQSFCTGVSLHHPALIQNTGPLIDMSDIRPGTNPVSRKSVKSAHSTRNRYSSQWTLTKCQASTPARTLTSDWRTVGSQHGITVTESDSYSASLSQDTDKGRNSMVSTESASSTYEELARAYEHAKLEEQLQHAKFEITECFISDSSSDQMTTGTTDNADSMTSMSTPSEPGICRFTASPPKPQDSERGKSVAVPIPHRASKSDYCNLPLYVKSEAFFRKPDTHEPCPVVPPREASIRNLARAYHAQARHMTLEPGSKPLGLPPPASATTTLPQRTLPMPSTTSTAAAPTASAAPAPPATTEPPAAAAAEARVPTHSKVGGSRDSLLEMSTSGVGRSQKQGAGAYSKSYTLV; translated from the exons AAAATAGGTTTTTTATTACTTCTTACGGAGGTTTGTACATATCAGACGTGCAGAAGGAAGATGCCTTGTCCACCTACAGGTGTATCACGAAGCACAAGTACAGCGGGGAGACACGGCAGAGCAACGGAGCCAGGCTCTCGGTCTCAG ACCCGGCGGAGTCCATCCCCACGATGCTAGACAGCTTCCAGTCCAGGGAGGTGAAGGCGGGCCGGCTGGTGGAGCTGCCCTGCATCGCCTCAGGCTACCCCAACCCAGCCATCCGGTGGATCAAGGACGggcgcccgctccccgccgaCAGCCGTTGGACCAAGCGCATCACAGGCCTGACCATCAGCGACCTGCGCGTGGAGGACAGCGGGACCTACATCTGCGAAGTGACCAACACCTTCGGGTCTGCAGAGGTCACGGGGACCCTCACAGTCATAG ACCCTCTGCGTGTGACCCTCACACCAAAGAAGCTCAAAACAGGCATCGGCAGCACCGTCATCCTCTCTTGTGCCCTCAGCGGGTCCCCTGAGTATGTCATTCGCTGGTACCGCAACACCGACCTCGTGGTGGTAGATGACTACATCTCCATCCGGGGGATCAGCAATGAGACCCTCCTCATCACAGCTGCGCAGAAGAGCCACTCTGGGGCCTACCAGTGCTTTGCCACCCGCAAGTCCCAGACGGCACAGGACTTCTCCATCATCACGCTGGAGG aTGGGACCCCCCGCATCGTCTCCTCCTTCAGTGAGAAGGTTGTCAACCCCGGGGAGCAGTTCTCCCTGATGTGTGCCGCCAAGGGGGCCCCCCCACCAACCGTCACCTGGGCGCTGGATGACGAGCCCATCCCACGGGACAGTGGGCACCGCACCAACCAGTACACCATGTCGGATGGCACCACGGTCAGCCACATGAATGTGACAAGCCCGCAGATCAAGGACGGCGGCGTGTACCGGTGCACCGCGCGGAACTCGGTGGGCAGCGCCGAATACCAAGCGCGAATAAACGTAAGAG GTCCTCCGAGCATCCGAGCGATGAAGAACATAACGGCGGTAGCGGGTAGGGACACTTTCATCAACTGCAGGGTGATCGGGTACCCGTATTACTCCATCAAGTGGTACAAGGACTCTTTGCTGCTGCCCGATAACCACCGCCAAGTGGTCTTTGAAAATGGGACTCTTAAGCTGATGGACGTCCAGAAAGGCATGGATGAAGGAGAGTATCTGTGCAGCGTGCTGATCCAGCCCCAGCTGTCCATCAGCCAGAGCGTCCACGTCACGGTGAAAG TCCCTCCACTGATCCAGCCCTTCGAGTTCCCACCAGCCTCCATCGGGCAGCTCCTCTACATCCCCTGCGTGGTCTCCTCCGGGGACATGCCAATCCACATCACCTGGAGGAAGGACGGGCACGTCATCCTTTCCGGCTCTGGAGTCACCATCGAGAGCAAGGAGTTCATGAGCTCCCTACAGATCTCCAGCGTCTCCCTCAAGCACAACGGCAACTACACCTGCATCGCCAGCAACGATGCCGCCACGGTCAGCCGGGAGCGGCAGCTCATCGTGCGAG TGCCTCCTCGTTTTGTGGTCCAACCCAACAACCAAGATGGCATTTACGGTAAAGCCGGGGTGCTGAATTGCTCCGTTGATGGGTACCCCCCTCCAAAAGTCATGTGGAAACACGCAAAAG GAAGTGGCAACCCCCAGCAGTACCACCCCATACCCCTCACGGGCCGCATCCAGATCCTGCCCAACAGCTCCCTGCTCATCCGccatgtgctggaggaggacaTCGGCTACTACCTCTGCCAGGCCAGCAACGGGGTGGGCACAGACATCAGCAAGTCCATGTTTCTCACCGTGAAGA TCCCAGCCATGATCACCTCCCACCCCAACACCACAATCGCCATCAAGGGGCAGACCAAGGAGCTGAACTGCACCGCCCGGGGCGAGCGGCCCATCATCATCCGCTGGGAGAAGGGCGACACCGTCATTGACCCTGACCGCAACATGCGCTACGCCATCACCACCAAGGACAACGGCGACGAGGTCATCTCCACCCTCAAG CTGAAACCGGCTGACCGCGGGGACTCGGTCTTCTTCTCCTGTCACGCCATCAACTCCTATGGCGAGGACAGAGGTTTGATCCAGCTCACCGTCCAAG AGCCCCCTGACCCGCCGGAGCTGGAGATCCGTGAGGTGAAGGCCCGGAGTATGAATTTGCGATGGACACAGCGGTTTGACGGCAACAGCATCATCACCGGCTTCGATATCGAGTACAAGAACAAGTCAG ATTCCTGGGATTTTAAGCAGTCTACACGCAACATCTCTCCCACCATCAACCAGGCGAACATTGTGGACCTCCACCCAGCCTCTGTGTACAGCATCCGCATGTACTCCTTCAACAAGATTGGGCGCAGTGAGCCGAGCAAGGAGCTCACCATCAGCACGGAGGAAGCAG CTCCTGATGGACCTCCGATGGATGTCACCTTGCAGCCAATGACATCCCAGAGCATCCAGGTTACCTGGAAG GCCCCGAAGAAGGAGCTGCAGAACGGGGTGATCCGTGGCTACCAGATTGGGTACCGGGAGAACAGCCCGGGCAGCAACGGGCAGTACAGCATTGTGGAGATGAAAGCCACAGGAGACAGTGAGGTCTACACACTGGACAACCTGAAGAAGTTTGCCCAGTATGGAGTCGTGGTGCAGGCGTTTAACCGCGCGGGGACGGGACCGTCATCCAGCGAGATCAATGCCACCACGCTGGAGGACG ttcccagccagccccccgAGAACGTGCGGGCCATCTCCATCACATCAGACGTGGCCGTGATCTCCTGGTCGGAGCCCCCACGCAGCACCCTCAACGGGGTGCTCAAGGGATACCGGGTCATCTTCTGGTCCCTCTACATGGATGGAG AGTGGGGTGAGATGCAGAACATCACGACCACGCGGGAGCGAGTGGAGCTGCGGGGCATGGAGAAGTTCACGAACTACAGTGTGCAGGTGCTGGCGTACACCCAGGCTGGCGATGGCGTCCGCAGCAGTGTGCTCTACATCCAGACCAAGGAGGACA TTCCAGGTCCCCCGGCCGGCATAAAGGCTGTCCCGTCTTCTGCCAGCAGCGTGGTGGTGTCCTGGCTGCCGCCGGCCAAGCCCAACGGCATCATTCGGAAGTACACCATCTTCTGCTCCAGCCCCGGTTCGGGGCAGCCG GCCCCCAGCGAGTACGAGACCAGCCCTGACCAGCTCTTCTACCGCATTGCCCACCTGAACCGTGGGCAGCAGTACATGCTGTGGGTGGCCGCCGTCACCTCCGCCGGCCGTGGCAACATCAGCGAGAAAGTCACCATCGAGCCTGCTGGGAAAG CCCCTGCCAAGATCATCTCCTTTGGAGGCACCGTCACCACCCCATGGATGAAGGACGTGAGGCTGCCGTGCAACTCTGTTGGGGAGCCGGTCCCCGCCATCAAGTGGACCAAGGACAG TGAGGACTCTGCCATCCCTGTGACGGTGGATGGCCATCGCCTGATCCAGGCCAACGGCACGCTGGTGCTGCGCTCGGTGAAAGCGGAGGACTCCGGCTACTACACCTGCACCGCCACCAACACTTGGGGCTTTGACACCATCATCATCAACCTGCTGGTGCAAG tGCCCCCCGACCAGCCCCGCCTGACTGTCTCCAAGACCTCGGCATCGTCCATCACACTGGCCTGGATTCCTGGGGACAATGGGGGCAGCTCCATCCGAG GCTTTGTGCTCCAGTACTCGGTGGACAACAGCGAGGAGTGGAAGGACGTGTTCATCAGCTCCTCCGAGCGCTCCTTCAAGCTGGAGAGCCTCAAGTGCGGCACCTGGTACAAGGTGAAGCTGGCAGCCAAGAACAGCGTGGGGGCTGGCCGCATCAGCGAGATCATCGAAGCCAAGACCCACGGCAGAG AGCCCTCCTTCAGCAAGGACCAGCACCTCTTCACCCACATCAACTCCACGCATGCCAGGCTGAacctgcagggctggagcagcgggGGCTGCCCCATCACCGCCATTGTCCTGGAGTACCGGCCCAAGGGCAACTGGGTCTGGCAGAGCCTCCGCACTAACAGCTCCAGTGAGGTCTTCCTGACGGAGCTGCGCGAGGCCACGTGGTACGAGCTCCGCATGAAGGCCTGCAACAGCGCCGGCTGCGGCAACGAGACCACGCAGTTTGCCACTCTGGACTACGATGGCA GCACCATCCCCCCTATCAAGTCTGCCCAAGGCGAGGGTGATGACGTGAAGAAGCTCTTCACCATCGCCTGCCCTGTGATCCTGGCCACACTAGGAGTGGCTCTGCTCTTCATCATCCgcaagaagaggaaggagaagcgGCTCAAGAGGCTTCGAG ATGCTAAGAGTTTGGCTGAAATGCTGATCAG CAAGAATAACCGCAGCTTTGACACGCCAGTGAAGGGTCCCCCGCAGGGCCCCCGACTACACATAGACATCCCTCGGGTACAGCTCCTCATCGAGGACAAGGAAGGCATCAAACAGCTGG GGGATGACAAAGCCACGATCCCAGTGACCGACACGGAGTTCAGTCAGGCGGTGAACCCCCAGAGCTTTTGCACAGGCGTCTCGCTGCATCACCCCGCTCTGATCCAGAACACAGGGCCCCTCATCGACATGTCGGACATCCGCCCCGGCACCA ACCCCGTATCAAGAAAAAGCGTGAAGTCTGCACACAGCACCCGCAACCGGTACTCCAGCCAGTGGACCCTCACCAAGTGCCAGGCATCCACCCCAGCACGGACCCTCACCTCGGACTGGAGGACAGTGGGCTCCCAGCATGGCATCACAGTCACTGAGAGCGACAGCTACAGCGCCAGCCTGTCTCAGGACACAG ACAAGGGGCGGAACAGCATGGTGTCGACAGAGAGTGCCTCATCTACCTACGAGGAGCTGGCACGCGCCTACGAGCATGCGAAGCTGGAGGAACAGCTGCAACATGCCAAGTTTGAGATCACAGAGTGCTTCATCTCTGACAGCTCCTCAGACCAGATGACCACTGGCACCACTGACAATGCTGACAGCATGACCTCAATGAGCACACCATCAGAGCCTGGCATCTGTCGCTTCACAGCCTCCCCGCCCAAACCCCAGGACAGCGAGCGGGGCAAGAGTGTGGCTGTACCCATCCCACACCGTGCCAGCAAGA GCGACTACTGCAACCTTCCACTCTACGTCAAGTCGGAGGCCTTCTTCCGCAAGCCCGACACCCACGAGCCCTGCCCAGTGGTGCCGCCACGGGAAGCCTCCATCCGAAACCTCGCCCGGGCGTACCACGCACAAGCCCGGCACATGACGCTGGAGCCTGGCAGCAAGCCCCTGGGCCTGCCTCCCCCGGCCTCCGCCACAACCACCTTACCTCAAAGGACTCTCCCCATGCCCAGCACGACGAGCACAGCTGCTGCGCCCACCGCCAGCGCCGccccggcaccccccgccaCCACCGAGCCccccgccgctgctgccgctgaGGCGCGGGTGCCCACGCACTCCAAAGTGGGAGGCTCCAGGGACTCACTTCTAGAAATGAGCACATCAGGTGTAGGCAGGTCTCAAAAACAGGGCGCCGGAGCCTACTCCAAGTCCTACACACTGGTGTAG